Part of the Methanothermobacter sp. genome, TATTTTATGGGTACTTAAACACATTGAAATATTTCAGTTGTTCTGTTTTTGATCTGGTTTCTGTTCATTTTTATGGATAGTTGAACACATAATTTTCAGCCATGCACCGAAAAATTTAAATATGATATCCTCCAATAGTAGAGTGTCGGAAGAAGGAAGCATACTTCCGTCTGAGATGGTGATTGGTGTATGGTACGTAAAATTGCAATATATGGTAAGGGTGGGATAGGAAAATCCACAACACAGCAGAACACTGCAGCGGCGATGAGTTACTTCCATGGAAAGAACGTCATGATCCATGGATGCGACCCCAAGGCAGACAGTACACGCCTGATACTGGGCGGTAAAATGCAGACAACAATGATGGACACCCTGCGTGAACTTGGAGAGAGTGCATGCACACCAGACAAGGTTATAGAAACAGGATTTGGAGGTATAAAGTGTGTTGAATCAGGAGGTCCAGAACCCGGTGTAGGATGCGCAGGCAGGGGTGTCATAACCGCCATAACCCTCATGGAGAGACATGGGGTATATGAAAATGACCTGGACTTTGTATTCTTTGATGTTCTGGGGGATGTGGTATGCGGGGGCTTTGCAATGCCAGTAAGAGACGGAAAGGCAGAGGAAATATACATTGTTGCATCAGGTGAGATGATGGCACTCTATGCAGCCAACAACATCTGCAAGGGCATGGTGAAATATGCCAGACAGAGCGGAGTCAGACTTGGAGGGATAATATGCAACAGCAGAAACGTTGACGGCGAAAGGGAACTCCTTGAAGAATTCTGTGATAGAATAGGGACACAGATGATACACTTCGTGCCAAGGGACAACATTGTACAGAAGGCAGAATTCAACAAGAAGTCTGTCATAGAATTCGACCCTGAATGCAACCAGTCACAGGAATACCGGGAACTCGCAAGAAAAATAATTGAAAACAAGGATTTCGTGATACCAGAACCCATGACAATGGATGAAATGGAGGACCTCGTTGTAAAATACGGGGTTCTGGATTAGGTGTTAAAAATGAAGATGATAAGGGCAATAATAAGACCTGAAAAGTCCGAAGAGGTGGCTGATGCTCTGGATGATGCAGGGTTCCCGGCCCTCACAAAGATGGAGGTTATAGGGAGGGGTAAGCAGAAGGGCATTCGCTTTGATGAAATTTACTATGATGAGATACCCAAGACCATGCTGCTCATCGTTGTGGACGATGCTGATGCAGAGAAGGTGGTCTCGGTTATCAGTGAAAGCGGATACACAGGAAAAATTGGGGATGGTAAAATATTCATAAGCCCAGTGGAAAACGCCTACACCGTCAGAACAAGAGAGGAAGGCCTTTAGGTGTCTGAATGAAGGAAATAATCGCCATAATAAGACCAAAAAGCATGAAGAAGACCAGGGATGTTCTTGAATCCCTGGGATTCCCCTCATTCAACGCCACCAGAGTTCTCGGAAGGGGCAAGCAGAGGGCAATAATTGATGAGGTCAGCATTCCCACACCCCCAGAGGGGATTGATGAGAAGAGGGGAACAATGAGATACATTCCCAAGAGGATGATCCAGATAACCGTGGAGGATCCTGACGTCCAGCTGGTTGTGGAGGCCATAATGAAGGTCAACCACACAGGAAAAATTGGGGACGGAAAGATCTTTGTATGCCCGGTTGACGATGCAATGAGGATAAGGACTGGTGATAGAGGGACTGAAGCGCTTTAACCCTTTATATTTGGATTGAAATGGTAGAGGGCGGTTTTAGTTTCTCCGTATAAATCAAAGGATGATTGAAAATGCCATTTGAACTGTTTGATGTCGATGCTGAAATACCAGATAGAAAAAAGCACATCTATGTAAAGAAGGAGGCGGATCCCCAGGAGGACATACCAGCATGTAACACGACAACGATCCCCGGCTGTATGACAGAAAGGGGATGCGCATTTGCAGGTGCAAAGGGTGTGATAACAGGGGCAATAAAGGATGCGCTTCACGTTATCCATTCACCTGTTGGATGCACAGCATATGGCTACGGTACAAAGAGATACCCCACATCACAGAAAATGCCTGATGGAAGCATGTTCCCAATAGAAAACTTCAACCTCAAATACATAACCGGAACGGATCTGAGTGAGTCTGATGTGGTGTTTGGTGGTATGGACAAACTCAAAAGGTGCATCCTGGAGGCGGTCAGGGAATTTCCAGAGGTAAATGCGGTTTACACCTACGCCACATGCACAACAGGTCTCATAGGGGACGATATTGATGCAATCTCAAGGGAGGTCTCAGAGGAGATTGGTAAGGATGTTGTTGCAATAAACGCTCCGGGCTTTGCGGGTCCAACACAGTCAAAGGGACATCAGGTTGCCAACTACACCCTCTTTGAGGACCTGGTGGGAACCGCAGAGCCCCCCAGAACCACGGAATATGACGTGAACCTCATAGGGGAGTACAATATCGATGGGGACCTCTGGGTTCTGAAAAAATACTTTGAGGAGATGGGGATAAACGTCCTGAGCACATTCACAGGCGACTGCTGTCACGACGAGATAAAGTGGATGCACAGGGCAAAGCTGAGTCTGGTCAGATGTCAGAGATCAGCAAACTACATTGCAAAGCTCCTTGAGGAGAGATATGGCGTCCCCTACATGAAGGTTGATTTCTTTGGAATGGAATACTGCAGAAAAAACCTCATGGCAATAGGGGAGTATTTCGGAATACCAGAGAAGGCAGAGAGGGTGATAGAGGACAGAATGGAAAAAATAGGTCCAGAGATTCAGTATCTCAGGGATAAACTCAGGGGTAAAAGGGTCTGGGTTTTCTCAGGAGGCCCGAAAAACTGGCATCTTCCCAGACCACTCGAGGACGAACTTGGAATGGAAGTGGTTGCAGTTTCAACAATGTTCGAACACGAAGACGGCTACGAGAAGATCAAGAAAAGGGTCCGGGAGGGCACAGTGATAGTGGACGACCCCAACTCACTGGAACTCGAGGAGATCATCGAGAAATACAGGCCAGACATCATTCTATCAGGAATAAAGGAAAAATACCTCGCCCATAAACTTGGAGTGCCCTGTATACTCATCCACTCATATGAAAACGGGCCATACATAGGCTTTGAGGGATTCCTTAATCTGGCGAGGGACATGTACGCGGCAATATACAATCCTGTATGGGATCTGCTTGAATTCGAGGAGGATGTTAACTGATGCCAGAAATAAACGTGATGGAGAGGGGAAGGGAACTTGTGATAAACCCCCTCGTGACCTGCCAGCCATTCGGTGCAATGTTCGCAACACTGGGTATAAGGAGGGGGCTGCCCCTGGTTCACGGCTCCCAGGGCTGCAGCACCTTTGTGAGATACGGGCTTAACAGACACTTCAGAGAACCCGCAGAGATAGCCGTCACATCGCTTCATGAGGACGCTGCCGTATTCGGAGGTAGAAGTAACATAATAAACGGTGTTAAAAACCTTGTGAAGAGACTCAGACCCGACCTTGTGGGAATTGTAACCACCTGCTCAAGTGAAATAATAGGGGATGACGTGGATGGTTTCATGAGGGTCGCTGAGACTGAACTGAGGGATGAACTTGGAGACAGGTTCCAGACAAAACTGGTCCACATATCAACACCCAGCTTCGTTGAAAACCACTTCAGGGGATACGGAAATGCCATAAAATCATTCATAGAGACCCTCGCCAGGGAGGATGGAGACTGTAACCATAGGCTCAACGTGATACCGGGTATAGTTAACCCTGGCGACATAAGGGAGATAAAACACATCCTGGGCCTTATGGGCATTGACCATATCATACTCACTGATACCTCAGATCCCTTTGATTCCCCACTCAGACCATCAAAAACAGAGAAGATGCCATTCTACCCCCGTGGAGGAACACGGGTTTCTGAAATAGAGGACTCATCAAGCAGTATTGGAACAGTGACAATGACCATGTATGGTGATGAAGCAGTGAATACACTTGAAAAGCGATTCGGGGTACCGGGTGAGTACTCCATACCAGTGGGGGTCCGCAATACAGATGAATTTGTTCGCACGGTAGCCAGGATTTCAGAGAGTGATGTGAATGATGAACTGCTCGATGAAAGAGGCATCCTGATTGACTCAATGGCGGACCTCAGTTCAAGGTACCTCTCTGGAAGAACAGCCGCGGTCTACGGGGACCCTGACATGGTTGCGGGAATATCAAGGTTCCTCTGTGAACTTGGGATGGTTCCACTCCACACTTGCACAGGAACAGATAACCAACTATTCCTTGATAGGATGAAGACAGTGGCATCTGAGGCAGGTGAAAGGATAAATGTCATGATAAAATCAGATCTCAGGGCACTTGAGGCGAAACTCGCAGAGGAACCTGTTGACCTCATGATAGGAAACTCAGATGGCAGACTCATAGCCCAGGACCTTGGAATACCCCTTGTGAGGGTTGGCTACCCGGTATATGACAGGGTGGGCTATCAGAGGGTGCCCATCACAGGCTACAGGGGGGCAGTGAATCTCATAAACAGAATAACAAACACAGTACTCAGGGAATACTATGAACCACAGCACTGGAAACTGCAGCAGTAAAGAGAATTTTTCAGCGGGCACCGCAGGTGATCTAAAGGTTGAGGAGGTCCCTGAAGCGGTTATAGAGACACTCTCCCCCAGAAAAGAACACTTCACAAGGAGCTGCAGCGGGTCAGGGCCACGCTGTAATCGTGAATCACTTCCAGGCATGGTAACCCAGAGGTCATGTGTTTATGGGGGGGCGAGGGTTGTCCTCATGCCCATAACGGATGCAGCCCACCTTGTGCATGGACCTGTGGGATGCGCTGCATGCACCTGGGACATCAGGGGAAGCAGAAGCTCAGGGTCTGAACTCTACAGGATGGGATTCTCAACTGGTCTTGAGGAAAAGGATGTGGTGTTTGGGGGGGAGGATAAACTCCTTGAATGTATACTGGAGATAAGTGAAATTCACTCCCCCTCAGCCATATTCGTCTACTCCACATGTGTTTCAGGCGTTATAGGGGACGACATAGCGGCTGTATGCAGAACAGCAGAAAACAAAACAGGAAGATGGGTAATACCGGTGCAGTCTGAGGGATTCAGAAGCTTCAACAAGTCACTCGGCCACCAGCTAGCCTGCGATGTTATTCTCAGACACATAATAGGGCGTGGAGATGCTGAAGTCAGGGAAAACTCGGTTAACCTTGTGGGTGAGTTCAATGTTGCAGGGGACCTCTGGGAGATAAAGGGTCTACTTGAGAAAATGGGTATTTGCGTGGTTTCATCCATAACCGGTGACTCAACAGTGGCTGAAATCTCAGAAGCCCACACAGCGCAGCTTAACATTGTACAGTGCAGCAAGTCATCAGGTTACATTGCAGAGGAGATGAAGAGGAAATACGGGATACCCTACATAAATGTCAATTTTTTTGGCATAAAAGAGACCATGGATTCTCTCCTATCAATTTCAGATTTCTTTGGTCTCAGCGATGAAAAATGGATCAGCTCAATGGCAGAAAAAACATATAGAATCATCAGGGGCTACAGGAGAGCCCTTGAGGGTAAAAAGGTGGCAATATACGTGGGCGGTAACAAGGCATGGTCCCTTATAAGGGCATTCGGGGACCTTGGAATGGAGGTGATAATGAGCGGAACCCAGAATGGGCTCCCTGAAGACTACCTGAAGATAATGGAGAAGTCAGGAAGGGAACTGATACTCTTTGATGATGCAAATCCAGTTGAACTTTCAGAACTGCTGCGAAAGTACAGGCCTGATCTGCTTGTTTCAGGGGCCAAGGAAAAATATCTCTCCTATAAGCTTGGAATACCCTTCTGTGAATTTAACCATGACAGGATAAAACCATTCTCAGGCTTTGGAGGATTCCTGAATTTTGCCGAGGAGGTTAAAAGAACCCTGGAAAGTCCCATATGGACTATTGCCAGCAAAAAAAGGTTATCAGGACCAGGAGGTATGTCAGGTGGAGCATAGAAGCACCATAATGAATCCTGGAACCATCTGTCAGCCCCTGGGTGCCGTCATGGCGTTTCTGGGCATCAGGGGCTCAATGCCACTCATACATGGTTCACAGGGCTGCAGCACATATATGAGGTTTCAGCTCACAAGACACTTCAGAGAACCTGTGAATATAGCCTCAAGTTCCCTGAGTGAAGCTACAGTTGTATATGGTGGAGAAGAAAACCTTTTAAGGGCCCTGAAGACGGTTGAAGAACAGTACAGCCCTGAAGTTATAGGTGTAATTTCAGGTTGCCTCTCAGAGACAATAGGAGATGACATTGATAGAATAGTGGATAAACACAGGGGAAGAGGAGAGTCTGAGATTATAACGGTTTCATCACCTGGCTTCAGAGGTTCACACGTGGATGGATATGAGGCCGCTGTTAAATCCATTCTCAGATCACTTGTCAGGGGTCATGCTGAACCTGTTGATAGAATAAACATCATAAATGGTATCATGAGCCCTGCAGACACCTCAGAGATAAAGAATATTCTTGAAGGAATCGGCGTGGATTTTCTCATGATAACCGATAACTCTGAGTCCCTTGACGAACCATTTGATGGTGACCCGTATTTTATAACACGTCACGGAACATCCATCCATGAAATAGCTGGTGCAGGTAGCTCCATGGCCACCCTTAACCTTGGGGGGTACGGTGGAGGGGAGTTCCTGGAAAAGAAATACGGGGTTAAAAACATTGAACTCCAGATCCCTGCAGGTCTTGGAGGTACAGATAAATTTTTAGGGGTCCTCCTTGATCTTTTCCATTCAGATATTTCCCGCTCCATCAGGAGGGAGCGGGGTAGACTGATGGATGCGATGATAGATTCCCATCAGTACACCTCAGGAAGGAGAGTGGCCATATTTGCAGACCCAGCATATGCTGTTGCATTAACATCGCTGGTACTTGAGATGGGAATGCAGCCGTACGTTTTCACAGGTTCCAGGAGCAGATACTTCCATGAAAAAATCAGCCAGCTCCAGAGTAAATGGGGGTCCCGATTTCTGGCACGGAGTGGGGTTGATATATTTGGCTTAAGGGAAAACCTTGCTGGCAGAGAGATCGACGTCCTTATAGGAAACTCCCACTGCGCAAGGGTAGCCAGGGAACTTGGAGTGCCCCTCATGAGGATTGGATTCCCGGTTTACGATAGGGTGGGGTCCCAGAGAATAAGAATAGCAGGATACGCCGGGGGGATAGCCTTTGTTGACTCCCTCACAAA contains:
- the nifH gene encoding nitrogenase iron protein, translating into MVRKIAIYGKGGIGKSTTQQNTAAAMSYFHGKNVMIHGCDPKADSTRLILGGKMQTTMMDTLRELGESACTPDKVIETGFGGIKCVESGGPEPGVGCAGRGVITAITLMERHGVYENDLDFVFFDVLGDVVCGGFAMPVRDGKAEEIYIVASGEMMALYAANNICKGMVKYARQSGVRLGGIICNSRNVDGERELLEEFCDRIGTQMIHFVPRDNIVQKAEFNKKSVIEFDPECNQSQEYRELARKIIENKDFVIPEPMTMDEMEDLVVKYGVLD
- a CDS encoding P-II family nitrogen regulator yields the protein MKMIRAIIRPEKSEEVADALDDAGFPALTKMEVIGRGKQKGIRFDEIYYDEIPKTMLLIVVDDADAEKVVSVISESGYTGKIGDGKIFISPVENAYTVRTREEGL
- a CDS encoding P-II family nitrogen regulator; this translates as MKEIIAIIRPKSMKKTRDVLESLGFPSFNATRVLGRGKQRAIIDEVSIPTPPEGIDEKRGTMRYIPKRMIQITVEDPDVQLVVEAIMKVNHTGKIGDGKIFVCPVDDAMRIRTGDRGTEAL
- a CDS encoding nitrogenase subunit alpha, which codes for MPFELFDVDAEIPDRKKHIYVKKEADPQEDIPACNTTTIPGCMTERGCAFAGAKGVITGAIKDALHVIHSPVGCTAYGYGTKRYPTSQKMPDGSMFPIENFNLKYITGTDLSESDVVFGGMDKLKRCILEAVREFPEVNAVYTYATCTTGLIGDDIDAISREVSEEIGKDVVAINAPGFAGPTQSKGHQVANYTLFEDLVGTAEPPRTTEYDVNLIGEYNIDGDLWVLKKYFEEMGINVLSTFTGDCCHDEIKWMHRAKLSLVRCQRSANYIAKLLEERYGVPYMKVDFFGMEYCRKNLMAIGEYFGIPEKAERVIEDRMEKIGPEIQYLRDKLRGKRVWVFSGGPKNWHLPRPLEDELGMEVVAVSTMFEHEDGYEKIKKRVREGTVIVDDPNSLELEEIIEKYRPDIILSGIKEKYLAHKLGVPCILIHSYENGPYIGFEGFLNLARDMYAAIYNPVWDLLEFEEDVN
- a CDS encoding nitrogenase component 1; protein product: MPEINVMERGRELVINPLVTCQPFGAMFATLGIRRGLPLVHGSQGCSTFVRYGLNRHFREPAEIAVTSLHEDAAVFGGRSNIINGVKNLVKRLRPDLVGIVTTCSSEIIGDDVDGFMRVAETELRDELGDRFQTKLVHISTPSFVENHFRGYGNAIKSFIETLAREDGDCNHRLNVIPGIVNPGDIREIKHILGLMGIDHIILTDTSDPFDSPLRPSKTEKMPFYPRGGTRVSEIEDSSSSIGTVTMTMYGDEAVNTLEKRFGVPGEYSIPVGVRNTDEFVRTVARISESDVNDELLDERGILIDSMADLSSRYLSGRTAAVYGDPDMVAGISRFLCELGMVPLHTCTGTDNQLFLDRMKTVASEAGERINVMIKSDLRALEAKLAEEPVDLMIGNSDGRLIAQDLGIPLVRVGYPVYDRVGYQRVPITGYRGAVNLINRITNTVLREYYEPQHWKLQQ
- the nifE gene encoding nitrogenase iron-molybdenum cofactor biosynthesis protein NifE: MNHSTGNCSSKENFSAGTAGDLKVEEVPEAVIETLSPRKEHFTRSCSGSGPRCNRESLPGMVTQRSCVYGGARVVLMPITDAAHLVHGPVGCAACTWDIRGSRSSGSELYRMGFSTGLEEKDVVFGGEDKLLECILEISEIHSPSAIFVYSTCVSGVIGDDIAAVCRTAENKTGRWVIPVQSEGFRSFNKSLGHQLACDVILRHIIGRGDAEVRENSVNLVGEFNVAGDLWEIKGLLEKMGICVVSSITGDSTVAEISEAHTAQLNIVQCSKSSGYIAEEMKRKYGIPYINVNFFGIKETMDSLLSISDFFGLSDEKWISSMAEKTYRIIRGYRRALEGKKVAIYVGGNKAWSLIRAFGDLGMEVIMSGTQNGLPEDYLKIMEKSGRELILFDDANPVELSELLRKYRPDLLVSGAKEKYLSYKLGIPFCEFNHDRIKPFSGFGGFLNFAEEVKRTLESPIWTIASKKRLSGPGGMSGGA
- a CDS encoding nitrogenase component 1, with the translated sequence MEHRSTIMNPGTICQPLGAVMAFLGIRGSMPLIHGSQGCSTYMRFQLTRHFREPVNIASSSLSEATVVYGGEENLLRALKTVEEQYSPEVIGVISGCLSETIGDDIDRIVDKHRGRGESEIITVSSPGFRGSHVDGYEAAVKSILRSLVRGHAEPVDRINIINGIMSPADTSEIKNILEGIGVDFLMITDNSESLDEPFDGDPYFITRHGTSIHEIAGAGSSMATLNLGGYGGGEFLEKKYGVKNIELQIPAGLGGTDKFLGVLLDLFHSDISRSIRRERGRLMDAMIDSHQYTSGRRVAIFADPAYAVALTSLVLEMGMQPYVFTGSRSRYFHEKISQLQSKWGSRFLARSGVDIFGLRENLAGREIDVLIGNSHCARVARELGVPLMRIGFPVYDRVGSQRIRIAGYAGGIAFVDSLTNLILESHYDEGYEIEGDTCDKDSCCVG